In Homo sapiens chromosome 8, GRCh38.p14 Primary Assembly, the genomic window ttgaactcctggcctcaagtgatcctcccacctcagcctcccaaagtgctgggaaaacaggcacgagccactgcgcctggccattaaacaacaattttatattatttcttagaCTATGTGcactattttcaaataatattgatAAGCTTAGCAAAATTACACtaagatgacagctccatgcatagTAAGATGTCTCTAAATGTATTTCTCTGTTAGCATGAGCTGAATTTGCCACCTAAGATAAATTCTTTTTCACAGTATCAACAAGTATGTCCCCACTTTCTAAGCAGAgagattagctgggtatggtgactcacacctgtaatcccagcactttgggaggctgagacgggaggactgcttgagcccaggagtttgagatgaacctgggcaacaaagtgagactctgtatctacaaaagattaaaaagaaaaaaaattagcccggcatggtagggcatgcctgtagttctagctacttgggaggctgggaggatcacttgagcccaggaggccaagactgcagtgagcagtgatcacactgcactccagtgtgggcaacagagcaagactctaaaaaacaaaatgaaaaaaattaaattaaaaaaggaagattATCTTGATAATAACTGCATGAAAGATAAgcaatttaaaaagcataacCTAGTGTAAAAATGAAGTAACTGAATAATACAAAGAATTTTGTGGTAATGTTTTTTatgcagaaaaaataatatagaatcTGCACataatttgaaaagtaaattacCAAGTGTCAGAAAACTGTTAAGATCTCAGTGTTATATCTTAAATTTAACCAAGTAAAAATTTCTGATATTCAAACACATGGCAGAAATGTCCTGAGGCAAAGTTTAacgaatcctcagaaaattaaggctaaaaaaaaaatggctaaaatacagaaaaaaaaacagaaaattaaggcaaaagaaaattaaggctaaaaaaaatcaaacaccaagTGTTCATCATACCTCAGCCTTTATTAACATGCAAGTACCATGTGCTTCAAGATAAACAGGCTTGCTTAGTCTTTGATTCAGTTTTAATGTCTTAAACTTAAGGTTACTTCTGATTCCAATACATAAAATAACCTATGAAAACTGGTCAAAGTtaaactttatttctatttttctttgtttgagactgagttttgttcttgttgcccacgctggagtgcagtggcacgatcttggctcactgcaacctctgcctcccaggttcaagcaattctcctgcctcagcctcccgagtagctgggatcacagatgcgtgccaccacaggcggctaatttttctatttttagtagagatgaggtttcaccacgttggccaggctgctctggaactcctaacctcaagtgatccacccgcctcagcctcccaaagtgctgggattataggcatgagccaccatgtctgacctTGACTTTTGAAATCACTATTTAGGTTTATACTTGGCATCATTTGTCACCACATGGCAGAATATAATTCTTGTACTTGATAAATAATCttctatattaaaatatgtaccaGTATAGCTTAAGAAGTTACTAAGGCGGCTCTGGGCGCGCTGCCTGGAagttagccctgctctgcaaggagcagcttaaaaaaaagttactaaaaatatataatttatatttaacttcTTTCAATAAGCTGGAATGTATAATGTTTAGGTATAAGAGGAAAAATTACTTTTGTGTATGGTTTTTGCAGTTTCCAGAAAAGCTGGTCCATATTaggccagtcttttttttttttttttttttttttgagacagtctcgctctgtcacccaggctggagtgcagtggtgcgatctcggctcactgccacctccacctcccaggttcaagcgattctcatgcctcagcctcacaagtagctgggattacaggcgtgtgccaccatggcctagctaatttttgcatttttggtagagatggggttttgccatggtggccaggctggtctcaaactcctggcctcaagtgatctacccgcctcgtcctctgaaagtgctgggattacaggcatgagccaccgggctcAGCCATATTAAGCCAGTCTCAAATAAGCTGGAGACTTAAGTTTATAGACCCTATAATGACAACTTTGTTCCACCTCTGAGATAAAGACAATACTAAACCCATCTCCAGTGCTTCTTTCCCCATGCATAAGGAATGATGCtgtcatattttttcaaaaaattttttggctGCTTAATAGAAAAGCTGAATGAGCTTGATTTCAGTAGAAGACCCACTGATTATGGGTATATTTATTGGGACATATTTTAATAGAAGATAATTCATGTAGGATATCTTCAATGCATTATAATATGATTTTCACTGTATCTCTTCACATGTTATTCCATAACATTCTAATTGGATGGAGAAAGACTGGAATAGTTCAAAAAGGTGTAGCTTTTAAGATCTGAATAAAGTTAATAGTgagtcttttaaaatacatttaaacaacTGGAAGTATAATCACAACAAGGGACTatgaaggaagaataaatattgcaAACGACGCTTTATAGTCAATGCAAATACAGTACTTTGAATTACCCAAAATGTATAATGCACAAGAACTCTAAGTCATGTAGTTTACTTGCTGACCATCTGGCTACAGTTCAGTTTCTTCTGCAAAAGCTGTACCTAGTAACCttccaaaattgtttttaaataaagttctTAAATTGTAGCAATAAACAAAAGGACAAAGTACACTTAAAGAATACTGCAGTTTATCAAAAGACATAAGAAATTTCAACTCATACTTGGAGAGttataaaaatcaatgttttgGCTAAgttataaacatgtttataatgCAATTATTTGCATAACTCTAGTAATGCTAATGGCGGCTATAAGATTAGGTTTCTAAAAAaccactaaaaacataaaaatacttagCCTCATTATTTCCCTGTAGAACGTATTGATTTACACCTAAATTTCAGTATTTACTATATCATCATTGCTGATTTTAAGTCACATTCAAAGGATAAGGCAAAACCACCTACGAATTggcatatttgtttatttctcagtTTGTGAAAATGTCCTTAATTTGTTGATGTAGCAAACAAATTTCAACTTTGATTGCTATGCAAAAAAACAAGATAATCTGCTTTGCAATGAACTTTATATAGTTCAACTGCATACAGGCAACATGCTATATATGAAAAAGTTACTAACTGAACTACAGGTATTAAATACTGAAAAGAGTtaacagtttattataatttattttatttaacaatctAAGAAGTTCGCAGCCATCAGCAGTTCCAGTGCAATTTCAGGTGCAATTGGGAATTCAGGAATCTCGGTGGAGCTGTTAGTGTAGCGAACCTTGTACGTAAAATACATGCATACTTTCGATAGCACATGTGAAGGTATCTCTCTAAAATTGACCTCATTGGTttcgttctcagcaaactgacctgtaaaacaaaagaattatGTATGTTattggctgaattgtgtcctccaaattcatatgttgaagtcttaaccccttGTACCacagaatgtggctgtatttaGAGATAAgttctttaaagaggtaattaaaagaggtcattagggtggcaatccaatatgattggtgtctttttgtttgtttgtttgagacagagtcgcgctctgtcacccaggctgaagtgcaatggcgggatctcagctcactgcaacctccacctcccaggttcaagcgattttcctgcctcagcctcctgagtagctgggattacaggtgtgcagcaccacgaccggctaatttttgtatttttagtagagacggggtttcaccatgttggtcaggctggtctcaaactcctgacctcatgatccacccacctcagcctcccaaagtgctgggattacaggcatgagccaccgcgcccggccatgattGGTATTCTCGTAAGAGATCCGGACAGAGATGGGCATAGAGGGAAAACTGTGTGAAGACAGGAAGAAGATGGCCATGTACAAGACAAAAAGAGAGCCTCAGAAGAGACCAACTCTACTTTCAACCTCTAcactccagaattgtgagaaaataaagttctgttgttcAAGCCATCTAGgggtggtactttgttatggcagccctagcaaactaatcaTCATTAAAATAACCTCAATTAGCACCAAATGAATTAtggaattctgatttttttagtATTAacctaagtttttttcttttttttgacatagagtcttgatctgttgcccaggctggagtgcagtggcatggttgtggctcactgtaacccctgcctcctgggctcaagtgatcctcccacctcagcctcctcgagtagctgggaccacaggtgagcgccaccatgtctggataattcttgtattttttgtagagacagagttttgccatgttgcccaggctggtcttgaactactggactcaagtgatccccctgcctcagaatcccaaagtgctaagattacaggcttgGCCACTtgcacctggccaacattaaaaaaaacctttactAAAATAGTACTTgagggccgggcggggtggctcatgcctgtaatcccagcactttgggaggctgaggtgggcgatcatttgaggtcaagagttcgagagcagcctgactaacatagtgaaaccccatctgtactaaaaatacaaaattagctggccgtggtggtgagtgccagtaatcccaggtactcgggaggctgaggcaggagaatttcttgaacccaggaggcagaggttgcagtgagccaagattgtgccattgcactccagcctgggcgacaagaacgaaactccgtctcaaaaaaaaaaaaaagatagtactTGAGATTCATCaagactgaattttaaaattctaattctcTCCCTGTGGGTTGGAAACTTAAGTAGCTTTTCCTAACAATCTTGGTGGTATGATTGGCGAGCAGgatgaaaaagtaaaatcatttttaaaaaagatcaatcCAGGCAATCAAGTCTTTATGGATCATTAGGATCCCTGTGTTGTACTGAATTGCCATGTAAAAATAAAGTCAGGGCAAATAACAGGTTTTCTGATTTGGCTTTTCTGAGAATTAGTGAATATATAAaatcacctgaatccaggaggtggaagttgcagtgagctgatatcataccactgcactccaacctgggtgacagagcaagactccgtcttaaaagataaaacaaaacaaacaaaaaacctatttaAACTATTTAACTGTTTacctaaaataataagaaaaatactacTTAAAAGAaatgggctgagcatggtggctcatgcctgtaatcacagcactttgggagacctacttgtagtctcagctactggggaggct contains:
- the ELOC gene encoding elongin-C isoform b (isoform b is encoded by transcript variant 8), translated to MYVKLISSDGHEFIVKREHALTSGTIKAMLSGPGQFAENETNEVNFREIPSHVLSKVCMYFTYKVRYTNSSTEIPEFPIAPEIALELLMAANFLDC
- the ELOC gene encoding elongin-C isoform X1, which translates into the protein MDGEEKTYGGCEGPDAMYVKLISSDGHEFIVKREHALTSGTIKAMLSGPGQFAENETNEVNFREIPSHVLSKVCMYFTYKVRYTNSSTEIPEFPIAPEIALELLMAANFLDC